The Phragmites australis chromosome 13, lpPhrAust1.1, whole genome shotgun sequence DNA window TTGAAATAGCTTGTAGTTGTTAGACTTAATCTTGTTGTACGTGTTGCTTTATGTTCAGTGCATCGTTGAGTTCAAATTAGTAGTGTTCGTGTCTGTCATGCAGCATGGCGTAGTGGCCAGGACCTGTAAGTGCAAGCAGATCGGCAGCCATGACGTGAGTGTGGGTATGTGTTGTGGTGTGCGGCCAGGTGCCTGGTCAAGACATGGCGAGTGCTTAGGAGAAAATCAGCAGATGCATGTGTTTGTTAGTCTGATCAGTCATGTAGGCGCACGTTGGCTTGGAGTTGTGGTGATCTGCATGTAGAGAGATGTGCCTTGCATGTAGGAAGGTGATTAGTGGCCACGGGAGAGTTTGGTCGGGTCGTGCGGCCAGACATGGCTCAACCAGTGTGTGCGTGCGTGTTTATTTAAGTCGTTGTAATCACCGCGTTCATGATGCTGTGGTGAAGAGAATAGAAGTGCTGTGGGCGCTGGTGTGCAGTGCCGTGAGAAAGAGACTTCTCGTGTGTGCCTCTGCTTGTGAAAGTGTACGTGTTTACCATACACCTGAGCGATCATAGAGTTTCGTGAGTTCGTGAGGAGACTGATCGATTTGGTCATTTCCaacaagtggtattcagagcctTGTTCGAGAGATGGCGAAGATCGGTGACGGCAGCAAGGCTGTTGCcgccgacggcgacgacgacaaCGAGAAGCTGGTGGTGCAGCAAGTGAAGGAGGCGGGGGTGACACTACGTTACCCCATGCTTCTGGAGAACAACTACGGCGTGTGggcagtgaagatgaagatcttCATGCGCGCACAAGGTGTGTGGGCGGCTGTGGAGAGCAAAGGTCCGGTTGATGAGAAGATGGACCAAATGGCTCTCGCCGCCATTGTCCAAACTGTGCCGGAGGCCGTGGTGATGGCCATTTCTGAGGAGGAGACGCGAAGAAGGCGTGGCAAGCTCTCGAGGAGATGCACGTCGGTGAAGAGCGCGTCAAGAAGGCCCGAGTACAAACCCTCAAGAGGGAGCTTGCTGGTATGTACATGGGCGATTCCGAGAAAATTAATGATTTTGCTTTGAAGGTCACCACAATCGTGAACGAGATTCGCTCTCTCGGCACGAAAGTGGAGGAGATCACAGTCGTCGAGAAGCTCCTGCATTCTGTCCCCGACAAGTTCCGACCCCTCATCAGCACCATTGAGCAATGGGGGGATGCGGAGGAAATGTCGGTGACGGAGACGATTGGGCGCTTGAGGGCGTTCGAGGAGTCCTCAAAGGGGCGGCGTCGTGATAAGGAGGTGGAGCAGCAGCTGTTGGCCGCGTGTGCTGAGCCACGGCTGACGCGTGCGGAGTGGGAGGCCAAGGTCGCTCAAGAGAAAATGAGCAACGATTGCTCCAGCAGCAACGGCAACAAGACCGGTGAGAAGAAGTACCGCGGCAAGTtcgacaagtccaagatcgaCTGCCGCAACTGTGGTGAGTTCGGACACTTCGCCGATGAGTGTCCTGTGGAGAAGAAAGTGCTGAAGGGTGTGGCGCAACTCGCTATGGCAGATGCTGACGATGAGCCCACACTGCTGTGAAGGCTAGAGGACGTCAGCCAACAAGATTAGGGGGTGATTGTTAGACTTAATCTTGTTGTACGTGTTGCTTTATGTTCAGTGCATCGTTGAGTTCAAATTAGTAGTGTTCGTGTCTGTCGTGCAGCATGGCGTAGTGGCCAGGACCTGCAAGTGCAAGCAGATCGGCAGCCATGACGTGAGTGTGGGTATGTGTTGTGGTGTGCGGCCAGGTGCCTGGTCAAGACATGGCGAGTGCTTAGGAGAAAATCAGCAGATGCATGTGTTTGTTAGTCTGATCAGTCATGCAGGCGCACGTTGGCTTGGAGTTGTGGTGATCTGCATGTAGAGAGATGTGCCTTGCATGTAGGAAGGTGATTAGTGGCCACGGGAGAGTTTGGTCGGGTCGTGCGGCCAGACATGGCTCAACCAGTGTGTGCGTGCGTGTTTATTTAAGTCGCTGTAATCACCGCGTTCATGATGCTGTGGTGAAGAGAATAGAAGTGCTGTGGGCGCTGGTATGTAGTGCCGTGAGAAAGAGACTTCTCGTGTGTGCCTCTGCTTGTGAAAGTGTACGTGTTTACCATACACCTGAGCGATCATAGAGTTTCGTGAGTTCGTGAGGAGACTGATCGATTTGGTCATTTCCAACAGTAGCCACACTAGCGAGGCAGTTGCACGTGGCAACATCATACCAGGCGGCAGAGTACTGTACTTTTTTCCCGAGGTGATGTACAAATCAAATCACCCGGTGAAAAGCTGAAGATCCATTGTTCTAATATAGCCTGAGACTCTTGAAATCAACTGTGATGTGCGTGAGAAATCCAGGTTTCTACTctcaaaaaagaagaggaattTTTGGTGCACCTTGATGCTACATAGACCCAAGGCAAAAGGAAGAACTAGTATGCGGTGAGCCTCCAGCAAGCGAACGAGCGGCTCGGTTCCCCCTTTAAACTACGCCACGGGCCGCGTGGTCCTGCGGTTCTCTTCCGCGAGCCCCGCGCGAGGTCTGTCTGCGGCTGGAGCTCGCTGCTCCCACGTTGCGCCTTCTCATTCCTCTCCATTGCATATCTTTGATCCTCCTCTCGCACGTAGGCGGCCTCAAAGCTTCAGCTTGCCTCCCCCATTCCAATTCGAGAACTATCAATTCGATAGCACAAGCCTTCAATTCGCAGCCAAATTTTTTGGTTCAAGACTACAAACTTTCGATTCGAGTGTCAacttctaattcactaaaaaactgatttggggaagaaaaaccttttgatttgagaaaaagtttGATTTGCGGGAAAACTTATGATTCGACTCCAAAAATATCcattcagctccaaaaactttcgATTGGAGGGGGATCCGTTTCGAGGAAAAATTCCCCATTCACGGCAACAATCTCAGATTGGGAGGAGGAAGGAATGGGAAGAGAGGGTCCAGCTCCCTTGACGGTGGCACACAACTCAGGAAACCATGGCTCCGTGGCTTGAGCAGCAGCACGTCGACGAGTTTTGCGGGGGAGGGGGACAGAGGAAAAGCCGTACTTGTGGAGATAGGATCGGACACGCAGTACGGCGGCGGCCGCTTCCGCCTGCTAAATCGGGACCGTGAGATGTAGATCGGACGCTTCCAGATAACCCGTGGGTGGACGGTAAATGAGATACCAATCACCAACGGTAAATGAAATGACGATCGCCACCGTGTCGTGGTGTGCTGCGGCCAACGCCACCCCGCCGGAGAGCAGGGCAGCGACGAGGGAAGCCGGGAAAAGGAACGCGCCCTTCCATTGACGAAAACAGCTCTGgcaccccgccgccgtcgtcggccGCGGCACCATGCACCGCAGCCTCTACCCCGTCGCGTGCGGGTAGTGCCGCTCGGCGGTGACCACGCACTGCGTCGCGGCCGTTTCCGACGCGGTGTGGTGCCTGATGGCGTTCCTTGGGAGGAGTGAGGCGGCCGGAAGAAGCGGCGCCAGTTGCGTCCGCGCGGTGACGACCGCGACGGTGGGATCTAGCGCGAGTTTCAGGGTGGGTAGCATGGGCATGGCGCCTTCCCCGTTTCGCAATAAGGTCTACTGCAAGAAGGCAACGACGACCGAAGTCTAGATTAGCAGGTCCAATGCAATCTGAATAAGAAGTATATCTGGCTGAGAGATGTGGCAAATGGTATTTCGGGAAATTGAGCATTTAGAACAGAGGATAAGTGTTAATCAATATTTGGTCCAGCTCCTCGTAATCTTCACTCCTTAACCTCGAATTAGGATTTCCGTAATTTCAAGCCACGCTAGTAAAACAAGCCCGAATTTCCT harbors:
- the LOC133889538 gene encoding uncharacterized protein LOC133889538, encoding MAKIGDGSKAVAADGDDDNEKLVVQQVKEAGVTLRYPMLLENNYGVWAVKMKIFMRAQGVWAAVESKGPVDEKMDQMALAAIVQTVPEAVVMAISEEETRRRRGKLSRRCTSVKSASRRPEYKPSRGSLLVTTIVNEIRSLGTKVEEITVVEKLLHSVPDKFRPLISTIEQWGDAEEMSVTETIGRLRAFEESSKGRRRDKEVEQQLLAACAEPRLTRAEWEAKVAQEKMSNDCSSSNGNKTGEKKYRGKFDKSKIDCRNCGEFGHFADECPVEKKVLKGVAQLAMADADDEPTLL